One genomic segment of Blattabacterium sp. (Blaberus giganteus) includes these proteins:
- the ilvA gene encoding threonine ammonia-lyase produces the protein MNNKIKGYFPSYKEIIKAKNILKDIIDETPLQKNFILSEKYKANVLLKREDLQIIRSYKIRGAYNKIKSLSHAELRKGIVCASAGNHAQGVAYSCNILKIPGKIYMPSTTPKQKVERVKMFGKEYIEIVLIGDTFDAVSDVAMKDCKKNEKIFIHPFDDIKIIEGQATVGLEILQQSILDIDYVFIPIGGGGLASGVSSHFKEFSYETKIIGVEPKGAPSMSYSLKKGKIVELKTIDRFIDGASVKKVGELNFNICNQTLFDIITVPEGKVCTTILDLYNLEAIVAEPAGALSIAALDFYSNEIKGKTIVCILSGGNNDITRMEEIRERSLLYEEKKHYFIVKFPQRAGALKEFVNNILGPKDDIAYFEYSKKTSKEEGPAIIGIELANKNEFSGLLGRMKKHKVHFQYLNKNPDLFRILI, from the coding sequence ATGAATAATAAGATTAAAGGATATTTTCCTTCTTACAAAGAAATAATTAAAGCAAAAAATATATTAAAAGATATCATTGATGAAACTCCATTACAAAAAAATTTTATTTTATCAGAAAAATATAAAGCTAATGTTTTACTAAAAAGAGAAGATTTACAAATTATACGTTCATATAAAATTAGAGGAGCTTATAATAAAATAAAAAGTTTATCTCATGCAGAGTTGAGAAAGGGTATTGTTTGCGCAAGTGCAGGAAATCATGCACAAGGTGTTGCTTATTCTTGTAATATATTAAAAATACCAGGAAAAATCTATATGCCTAGCACAACTCCTAAACAAAAGGTAGAAAGAGTAAAAATGTTTGGAAAAGAGTATATTGAAATTGTTCTTATAGGAGATACCTTTGATGCAGTTAGTGATGTAGCTATGAAAGATTGTAAAAAAAATGAAAAAATTTTTATTCATCCTTTTGATGATATTAAAATCATTGAAGGACAAGCTACTGTTGGTTTAGAAATTTTACAACAATCTATTTTAGATATAGATTATGTTTTTATTCCTATTGGAGGAGGAGGATTAGCTTCTGGAGTCAGTAGTCATTTTAAAGAATTTAGTTATGAAACTAAAATTATAGGAGTAGAACCTAAAGGGGCTCCATCTATGAGTTATTCTTTAAAAAAAGGAAAAATTGTTGAATTAAAAACAATAGATAGATTCATTGATGGAGCTTCAGTAAAAAAAGTGGGAGAATTAAATTTTAATATATGTAATCAAACATTATTTGATATTATCACTGTTCCAGAGGGAAAAGTTTGCACAACTATTTTGGATTTATACAATTTAGAAGCGATTGTAGCAGAGCCTGCTGGAGCTCTTTCAATAGCAGCTTTAGATTTTTATTCTAATGAAATAAAAGGAAAAACTATTGTATGTATTTTAAGTGGAGGAAACAATGATATTACTAGAATGGAAGAAATTAGAGAAAGATCTCTTTTATATGAAGAAAAAAAACACTATTTCATTGTTAAATTTCCACAAAGAGCAGGCGCTTTAAAAGAATTTGTTAACAATATTTTAGGGCCAAAAGATGATATCGCTTATTTTGAATATTCAAAAAAGACTTCTAAAGAAGAAGGGCCAGCAATAATAGGAATAGAATTAGCAAATAAAAACGAATTTTCTGGATTGCTGGGAAGAATGAAAAAACATAAAGTTCATTTTCAATATTTAAATAAAAATCCAGATTTATTTCGTATTCTCATATAA
- the dapB gene encoding 4-hydroxy-tetrahydrodipicolinate reductase, whose product MNIAIIGYGKMGKAIEKIAKIRNHKISLCYDGTPSLQILKNSNSDVAIEFSQPHSAFDNVKVCIENDVPVVSGTTGWMERFETIKKICKEKNGSFLYSSNFSIGMNIFFEINKKLSKLLHLYSKDYEVIIEEIHHKEKIDKPSGTALSLAKDIVHNKMKKTWILDQKKTNNQILILSKRLNNVPGIHIVKYESKIEDIKIQHQAHGRKGFALGAIIAAEWIQNKKGIFSMKEVLGI is encoded by the coding sequence ATGAATATAGCAATAATAGGATATGGAAAAATGGGAAAAGCTATAGAAAAAATAGCTAAAATTAGAAATCATAAAATTTCATTATGTTATGATGGAACTCCTTCTTTACAAATATTGAAAAATTCAAATTCAGATGTAGCAATAGAATTTAGTCAACCTCATTCTGCTTTCGATAATGTAAAAGTTTGTATAGAAAATGACGTTCCTGTAGTCAGTGGAACTACGGGATGGATGGAAAGATTTGAAACTATTAAAAAAATATGTAAAGAAAAAAATGGATCTTTTTTGTATTCGTCCAATTTTAGTATTGGAATGAACATTTTTTTTGAAATTAATAAAAAATTGTCAAAACTATTACATTTATATTCTAAAGATTATGAAGTTATAATAGAGGAAATTCATCACAAAGAAAAAATAGATAAACCTAGTGGAACCGCACTTTCTTTAGCAAAAGATATAGTTCACAATAAAATGAAAAAAACATGGATTTTGGATCAAAAAAAGACAAACAATCAAATTTTGATTTTATCAAAAAGATTAAATAATGTTCCCGGAATACATATAGTAAAATATGAATCTAAAATAGAGGATATTAAAATACAACATCAGGCTCATGGCAGAAAAGGATTTGCTTTAGGTGCTATTATTGCAGCAGAATGGATTCAAAATAAAAAAGGTATTTTTTCTATGAAAGAAGTTTTAGGAATATAA